The Athalia rosae chromosome 7, iyAthRosa1.1, whole genome shotgun sequence genome window below encodes:
- the LOC125501662 gene encoding uncharacterized protein LOC125501662, with protein sequence MKSDRNQEGNYAQKKINDPVVEYLKKLCSKSSLKSNQSMLTRYFRYEALKYVCKEKLWPLGGVCWQFAAWLAKEHQQHQTIGNVGTRVRGDDSPLIHLNY encoded by the exons ATGAAAAGCGACCGAAATCAAGAGGGAAATTATgcacagaaaaaaatcaacgatccAGTCGTGGAATATCTAAAAAAGCTTTGTTCAAAATCTAGTTTAAAAAGCAATCAAAGCATGTTGACACGTTACTTTAGATATGAAGCATTAAAGTACGTCTG caAAGAAAAGCTGTGGCCACTAGGTGGAGTTTGCTGGCAGTTTGCCGCCTGGCTAGCCAAAGAACATCAACAACATCAAACGATTGGAAACGTAGGGACGAGAGTACGTGGAGACGATTCGCCTTTAATacatttgaattattaa
- the LOC105684216 gene encoding NFU1 iron-sulfur cluster scaffold homolog, mitochondrial-like — MYKMLAKTILTSRSLGYGSIFVRQSLRAVKNAKCLHNCNQSLVPKVLLSYPTMRFDDLQKRNMFIQTQDTPNPNSLKFIPGVPVLEPGQTLDFPTGTDAYCSPLAKMLFRIEGVKSIFFGSDFITVTKLDDEVDWKILKPEVFATIMDFFASGLPILTEAQPSSDTKINEDDDETVQMIKELLDTKIRPTVQEDGGDIVYMGFVNGIVKLKMQGSCSSCPSSVVTLKNGVQNMMQFYIPEVLGVEQIEDDTDRVAKQEFEKLESKIKTNTTNSEQ; from the exons ATGTATAAAATGTTGGCAAAAACTATACTCACTAGTCGTTCCCTGGGATATGGCTCAATTTTCGTTCGCCAGAGCTTAag AGCGGTGAAAAATGCCAAATGTCTTCACAACTGCAATCAATCTCTCGTACCAAAGGTGTTGCTTTCTTATCCAACGATGCGATTCGACGATTTACAAAAGCGTAACATGTTCATCCAAACTCAAGATACACCGAACCCAAATAGCCTGAAATTTATACCCGGTGTCCCTGTGTTGGAGCCAGGGCAGACCCTTGATTTCCCAACAGGAACTGACGCGTATTGTTCACCACTGGCTAAAATGCTCTTTAGGATCGAAGGTGTCAAGTCTATATTCTTTGGTTCTGATTTTATCACCGTGACTAAACTAGACGACGAAGTCGATTGGAAGATCCTAAAGCCGGAAGTCTTTGCTACGATAATGGATTTCTTTGCTAGCGGACTCCCAATTCTCACTGAAGCACAGCCATCTTCAGATACAA AGATTaacgaagatgatgatgaaactGTTCAGATGATAAAAGAACTGCTTGATACAAAGATTCGGCCTACGGTGCAGGAGGATGGCGGAGACATCGTATACATG GGTTTTGTTAACGGTATAGTAAAATTAAAGATGCAGGGTTCCTGCTCGAGTTGTCCCAGCTCCGTGGTAACGCTCAAAAATGGAGTGCAAAATATGATGCAGTTTTACATCCCCGAAGTTCTAGGTGTCGAACAAATTGAAGATGATACGGACCGCGTAGCGAAGCAAGAATTTGAGAAACTTGAGtccaaaattaaaacaaacacAACCAACAGCGAGCAGTGA
- the LOC105693431 gene encoding guanine nucleotide-binding protein subunit beta-like protein, producing the protein MSESLQLRGTLQGHNGWVTQIATNPKYPDMILSSSRDKTLIVWKLTRDDSNYGIPQKRLYGHSHFISDVVLSSDGNYALSGSWDKTLRLWDLAAGRTTRRFEHHTKDVLSVAFSVDNRQIVSGSRDKTIKLWNTLAECKYTIQDDDHDDWVSCVRFSPNHSNPIIVSAGWDRVVKVWNLTNCRLKINHNGHTGYLNTVTVSPDGSLCASGGKDCKAMLWDLNDGKHLHTLDHNDIITALCFSPNRYWLCAAFGPSIKIWDLESKEMVEELKPEVVSATSKAEPAQCLSLAWSTDGQTLFAGYSDNIIRVWQVSVSSR; encoded by the exons ATGTCTGAAAGTCTGCAGCTCAGAGGGACCCTCCAAGGGCATAATGGATGGGTTACCCAAATTGCTACCAATCCAAAATATCCCGATATGATTTTGTCATCTTCACGCG ACAAGACATTGATCGTATGGAAGTTGACTCGTGATGATTCCAATTATGGTATTCCCCAAAAGCGTCTCTATGGTCACTCGCATTTTATCAGCGATGTAGTCCTTTCTTCCGATGGAAACTACGCCCTGTCTGGATCTTGGGACAAAACTTTGCGTCTTTGGGATTTGGCTGCCGGTCGCACAACAAGGAGGTTTGAACATCATACCAAG GATGTTCTGAGCGTCGCATTCTCTGTAGACAATCGCCAGATCGTTTCCGGATCGCGGGACAAAACAATCAAGCTCTGGAACACTCTGGCTGAATGCAAGTATACCATTCAGGACGATGACCACGATGATTGGGTTAGCTGCGTGAGATTTTCACCTAACCACTCTAATCCCATCATCGTTTCTGCTGGGTGGGACCGTGTTGTCAAG GTATGGAACTTGACAAACTGTCGTCTGAAGATTAACCACAATGGTCACACCGGATACCTCAACACAGTCACCGTTTCTCCGGATGGTTCTCTCTGCGCATCTGGCGGCAAG GACTGCAAGGCCATGTTGTGGGATTTGAATGATGGAAAACATTTACACACCCTCGACCACAACGACATCATCACTGCATTGTGCTTCAGCCCTAACCGCTACTGGCTTTGTGCTGCATTCGGACCTTCTATTAAGATCTGGGATCTTGAAAGCAAAGAAATGGTTGAAGAACTCAAGCCAGAAGTTGTATCTGCCACTAGCAAGGCCGAGCCTGCTCAGTGCCTTTCTCTAGCCTGGTCTACCGATGGACAAACTTTGTTCGCTGGATACTCCGACAACATCATTCGTGTTTGGCAGGTATCTGTTTCTAGTAGATAG
- the LOC105692487 gene encoding serine/threonine-protein phosphatase 2A catalytic subunit beta isoform — protein MEEKASLKELDHWIEQLNECKQLTESQVKTLCDMAKEILAKESNVQEVKCPVTVCGDVHGQFHDLMELFRIGGKSPDTNYLFMGDYVDRGYYSVETVTLLVALKVRYRERITILRGNHESRQITQVYGFYDECLRKYGNANVWKFFTDLFDYLPLTALVDGQIFCLHGGLSPSIDTLDHIRALDRLQEVPHEGPMCDLLWSDPDDRGGWGISPRGAGYTFGQDISETFNHSNGLTLVSRAHQLVMEGYNWCHDRNVVTIFSAPNYCYRCGNQAAIMELDDALKYSFLQFDPAPRRGEPHVTRRTPDYFL, from the exons ATGGAGGAGAAGGCGTCTCTCAAGGAGCTTGACCATTGGATTGAACAGTTGAACGAGTGCAAACAACTGACAGAAAGCCAAGTTAAAACACTATGCGATATG GCAAAGGAAATCTTGGCCAAGGAGTCAAACGTCCAAGAAGTCAAATGTCCTGTAACAGTCTGCGGAGATGTTCACGGACAGTTCCACGACCTAATGGAACTGTTCCGAATAGGTGGCAAATCACCTGATACAAATTACCTATTTATGGGTGATTACGTCGACCGTGGCTACTATTCAGTTGAAACCGTTACTCTCCTTGTTGCGCTCAAG GTGAGGTATCGTGAGAGAATAACAATTCTCCGTGGTAATCACGAGTCGAGACAGATCACCCAGGTTTATGGATTTTATGACGAGTGTCTGCGCAAGTATGGTAACGCTAATGTATGGAAATTCTTTACCGATTTATTCGACTATTTGCCTCTGACTGCACTAGTCGACGGTCAGATTTTCTGTCTCCACGGAGGTCTGTCGCCCTCTATCGATACTCTGGATCACATCCGCGCCCTGGATCGTCTTCAAGAGGTTCCGCACGAG GGCCCTATGTGCGATCTTCTATGGTCAGATCCTGACGACAGAGGAGGATGGGGTATTTCTCCCCGTGGAGCAGGTTATACCTTCGGCCAAGATATTTCAGAGACGTTCAATCACTCTAACGGTCTAACCCTTGTTTCGCGAGCTCATCAGTTGGTTATGGAAGGTTATAATTG GTGTCATGATCGTAACGTTGTGACTATATTTTCGGCGcccaattattgttatcgttgtgGCAACCAAGCGGCAATTATGGAACTGGACGATgcattgaaatattcatt CCTTCAGTTCGATCCTGCACCAAGGCGCGGCGAGCCGCATGTAACCAGGCGGACGCCAGATTACTTCCTCTAA